A genomic region of Saccopteryx bilineata isolate mSacBil1 chromosome 1, mSacBil1_pri_phased_curated, whole genome shotgun sequence contains the following coding sequences:
- the DHPS gene encoding deoxyhypusine synthase isoform X2 has protein sequence MVDVLVTTAGGVEEDLIKCLAPTYLGEFSLRGKELRENGINRIGNLLVPNDNYCKFEDWLMPILDQMVLEQNTEGVKWTPSKMIARLGKEINNPESVYYWAQKNHIPVLSPALTDGSLGDMIFFHSYKNPGLVLDIVEDLRLINTQAIFAKRSGMIILGGGVVKHHIANANLMRNGADYAVYINTAQEFDGSDSGAQPDEAVSWGKIRVDAQPVKVCADASLVFPLLVAETFAQKVDAFMLEKNKD, from the exons ATG GTGGATGTCTTGGTGACTACGGCTGGAGGTGTGGAGGAAGATCTCATCAAGTGCCTGGCACCCACATACCTGGGCGAGTTCAGCCTCAGGGGCAAGGAGCTACGTGAGAACGGGATTAACAG GATAGGAAACCTGCTGGTGCCCAATGATAATTACTGCAAGTTTGAGGACTGGCTGATGCCTATTCTGGACCAGATGGTGCTGGAGCAGAACACAGAG GGTGTGAAGTGGACACCTTCCAAAATGATTGCTCGGCTTGGCAAGGAGATCAACAACCCAGAGTCAGTGTATTACTGGGCCCAGAAG AACCACATCCCCGTATTGAGCCCAGCGCTCACAGATGGCTCGCTGGGGGACATGATCTTTTTCCATTCCTACAAGAACCCAGGCCTGGTCCTAGACATCGTGGAGG ACTTGAGGCTCATCaacacccaggccatctttgccaAGCGCTCTGGAATGATCATCCTGGGTGGGGGTGTGGTCAAACACCACATTGCAAACGCCAACCTCATG AGGAACGGGGCTGACTATGCTGTCTACATCAACACAGCCCAGGAGTTTGATGGCTCTGACTCTGGTGCCCAGCCAGATGAAGCTGTCTCTTGGGGCAAGATCCGGGTGGATGCACAGCCTGTCAAG GTCTGTGCTGATGCCTCTCTGGTCTTCCCCCTGCTCGTGGCTGAAACCTTTGCCCAGAAGGTAGATGCTTTCATGCTTGAGAAGAACAAGGACTGA
- the DHPS gene encoding deoxyhypusine synthase isoform X1: protein MEGHPEGLAPAAALAAVLKHSSALPPESAQVRGYDFNRGVDYHALLEAFRTTGFQATNFGRAVHQVNAMIEKKLEPLPQDEDQHADLTQSHRPLTGCTIFLGYTSNLISSGIRESIRYLVQHNMVDVLVTTAGGVEEDLIKCLAPTYLGEFSLRGKELRENGINRIGNLLVPNDNYCKFEDWLMPILDQMVLEQNTEGVKWTPSKMIARLGKEINNPESVYYWAQKNHIPVLSPALTDGSLGDMIFFHSYKNPGLVLDIVEDLRLINTQAIFAKRSGMIILGGGVVKHHIANANLMRNGADYAVYINTAQEFDGSDSGAQPDEAVSWGKIRVDAQPVKVCADASLVFPLLVAETFAQKVDAFMLEKNKD, encoded by the exons ATGGAGGGTCACCCGGAGGGGCTGGCGCCCGCCGCGGCGCTGGCCGCTGTGCTGAAGCACAGCTCAGCGCTGCCGCCCGAGAGCGCCCAGGTCAGGGGATACGATTTCAACCGTGGCGTGGACTACCACGCGCTGCTGGAAGCCTTCCGCACTACTGGTTTCCAGGCTACCAACTTCGGGCGCGCAGTGCATCAAGTCAACGCCATG ATAGAGAAGAAACTGGAGCCTCTGCCGCAAGACGAAGACCAGCACGCAGACCTGACCCAGAGCCACCGCCCGCTCACTGGCTGCACCATTTTCCTGGGCTATACTTCCAACCTCATCAGTTCAGGCATCCGTGAGAGCATCCGTTATCTCGTGCAGCATAACATG GTGGATGTCTTGGTGACTACGGCTGGAGGTGTGGAGGAAGATCTCATCAAGTGCCTGGCACCCACATACCTGGGCGAGTTCAGCCTCAGGGGCAAGGAGCTACGTGAGAACGGGATTAACAG GATAGGAAACCTGCTGGTGCCCAATGATAATTACTGCAAGTTTGAGGACTGGCTGATGCCTATTCTGGACCAGATGGTGCTGGAGCAGAACACAGAG GGTGTGAAGTGGACACCTTCCAAAATGATTGCTCGGCTTGGCAAGGAGATCAACAACCCAGAGTCAGTGTATTACTGGGCCCAGAAG AACCACATCCCCGTATTGAGCCCAGCGCTCACAGATGGCTCGCTGGGGGACATGATCTTTTTCCATTCCTACAAGAACCCAGGCCTGGTCCTAGACATCGTGGAGG ACTTGAGGCTCATCaacacccaggccatctttgccaAGCGCTCTGGAATGATCATCCTGGGTGGGGGTGTGGTCAAACACCACATTGCAAACGCCAACCTCATG AGGAACGGGGCTGACTATGCTGTCTACATCAACACAGCCCAGGAGTTTGATGGCTCTGACTCTGGTGCCCAGCCAGATGAAGCTGTCTCTTGGGGCAAGATCCGGGTGGATGCACAGCCTGTCAAG GTCTGTGCTGATGCCTCTCTGGTCTTCCCCCTGCTCGTGGCTGAAACCTTTGCCCAGAAGGTAGATGCTTTCATGCTTGAGAAGAACAAGGACTGA